In Dreissena polymorpha isolate Duluth1 chromosome 11, UMN_Dpol_1.0, whole genome shotgun sequence, the genomic window CAGTTATCAAACTTTATATGTTTTAACATTAACTATCCCGTAATTCTGGAGTGTCTTTTTTTTCGTGTATTCGGAAATTTTAGCATACTTGTACAGGCCCACAATTTACAGAATCCAATAtgctataaatatataaaaactgaCCATATCACCTATAGCTACTCGGAAATACGTTTTGCCTTCTTTCACTATTCACTTTGAATACACTTAATTGGTAGTACAATGTATCAGGCAAATTAAGAGGAATTAGTTTGCATTTTAAAACGTGTTTACTGAgtaaattttatgtaaaaaaagaaatttatCATAACATATAAGCACTATGCAAAGTCATGTTTGGACATTTTCTTAAATCATTCAACATTAAATGGTacgttttatatattttgtttgtattaaaccaataaaatatttattgtcgACTTTCGAGATtgcaaaatacaaaatatcaGTTGTATTTTAATGTCGTAGACTTTCATACTCAcaaattaaacatatatgtaaAAGGTTCATTAACCAAAAAATGTATGATTAAACGCTAATGTTTCtacataaacaaaatgtataatttgtgtttcttaaACAAACTAAAATTAGCCGTTTCCTTGGATTTGTGAAACGCTAAGATTCCCGGCTCAAAAATGAGTTTCGGTTCATGTATGATCTGTATCATCTAAATGTTACCCACCAAAAAGTTAAACAGGCGATGGGGTTAGAGATCTAGCATCTACAGCTATTGTCAGTCGAATTGTATGACTGGAGCAGATTAACCAACAAGGCTTTTAATTGGCTAAATTGGTTGTACATGTTTCGATTTAGAACAGCGTTATATCTTGGTGTTCGGGTGTCCTTTGAACTTTACATTAACATTGAGAATGACACACTTTGTAACACAATATGAACATTGACATTTTATAAGTTGACAGGCAATCATCAGCTATTAATTTGTTAATTAATTGGTtgtacatgttttgatttagACCAGTGTCATTTACTTTGTGTTGGTAGGTGCCTCGTTGGTTTACTTATTTATAGGCCTAAACTGAATTAATCCGATCCTAACTCTAGATCATCAGAAAAACGAAACAAGATGCCATCGTGAACGATTTTAAAATGCTAAGTAGTTGCAGAATGTTTGTGTTTAATGTTTTacaccaatgttacttgttttacagtCTTTCTATAGTGATTGGCCTTCGTATTGCACTTTTTGTTGTTGGAagtttttatatttcattatagtATTGGAAAGTGTTAAGGGATCTGTAATAATAAGAACAGCTGTACAAAAGAAAGTGAGCAGTTTTAATGACtggttaaataattattatcttgGTTAATTTATCGACTATGCTCATCAATTCTATACCAACATTTCAAAAATCGAAATTTATTGTATAAATTTTGTTTGGCGAGACACAATCAAATGACGCCAATCGTAAATTAACCATCATGCATTTGTATCTTATTATAAGTAAAACATTGATgacttattttttttgtataacaCGAGAccatagaataaaaataaatacatagaaTAAGATTTTGTGTAGTGTGAAAAGCCAAGAACCAAGGcattataaatatacattgttttcaGATTACTTCTAATCTCGGATGGACGTGTCGTACCAAAATGTAATAAcagttgcatttgtttttgcattgagatgtattttatgaaatcattatttttaatttattttgatatgtTTGTGAAAGTCTGAACTGTATTTAGGGGCCGATAAATTTCTCTCAACtagaaaatattaacatacgCTGGTAAAAGTATCAAATCcttacaaaatactatctttaCGACCTTGCTTTCTTCTACGTGGAGGTTAATATccatttatattgttattgtgtATGATGCTTATAtgataacaaaaaaacaatttcttACGCGGTCTCTTCATAtcattgaatttatataaacgtAAAGCATGACATACATCTTAAATAATCGAAAACTACAAAATaagaaattgttaaataaaacaagaataatatGAGTTTCTCTTTTCTAACGTTCTTCCAAGTGGGCGTCTAAGtgcgtttaaataaaaacatatttcattgGAGTGACGCTTATTATATCTGTGTAATTCCACAAACGATATATGACTCTTgttctataaaatataataagaaaCATCAGATTCTCTTTGGAATCATCTAACTTCCGGTACAATTAACAAATGACACATAAGGAAAGTATGTCTTATCAAATAGCTGAGCTTGTATAAACCGTTATGTAATTGGATTGgcttgaacaaaataaaactcttcgaataatgtattattatatttgataaacacATAAAAACATCAAAACTAAAATCGCTTATATGTTAATTATTCAGTTTTGCTGTAACCTGGAAATATTTACGGACGTAAAAATGTGTAGTTTCTTGCTAAGGTCTTGCTTAAGAAAATCATCCGGGAACTAAAATGCGCTTAATAATCTCGTTTGTTTTtgtggtttaacaattgtttCGTGGAACAAATAGGGAAGATGATTGACTTCTGTATGACCTATTTTTATTAGTTTAAGAAACCCGGAAATTGCGGTATGTTACCTACTTCTACATTTAACTCGGTAAACACTACAAGTATCCGGCAGAAATTaaactaaatacatgtattacaatacAATAGTCATAAGTGAACATGATTGTTTATAGTCGCATGGTAGGCTAAATGAAACCCACTTAAAATAGCTGCACATAACaacttaaaacaaatgtttatgttatttccGTATGCATGAGCATTTAACAGTAAATTAACTGATAACATGGAACACATGCATCATGCACTTAGCAGTGGCAAGTTATTATTTTAACGAATTTATTACAATTGTCGTAATTTGATAGTGAAGTCGTCCATCTGATGTTTGTACATACTGCGAATATGTATTTAATTCGTCTGCAGTAATCATCCAAAGTAATGTCCGAAGACACATTTAAGTTCAAGCAATCCATTGGTAAATAAAGCATATTGCGTTGTATAACTACTTCGAGCATGCTtaacattttaagaaatattataatagaTACGCAATCTTTTATGATAAAGCTACTGTCCGAAAACTCGTCTGCAGACAGATGCATGAACGCACATACCCTCATAAATTGTGACTTCTTAATCGAAACGAAAAGAAACAGGGTTtatcacacacacatatatataaataaatatatatatactcaaaaaaaTTATTGAAGCAGACTTATTAAATATTCCTTAGCACTGAACTTTAAGTTATTATATGTTGCAGAGTCTCTAATAGTATGTGGTAAATTATACCACAAAGTGCATCCCCTGTAGGGAAATGCCATTTTACAAAACCCTTTTAACTTAGGGATGGAGTATGGCTAAGGAGGaagtgtttttaatataaacctgtttaatgcattttacaaatttcaggttgtatcaatcgttgaaattaaaaatcccgtattacgctactcgctgtttccaattccgtattatcatactagccggactacttcgacccatttaatgacgtcacataacGCGCAccgaaaaaaagaaatattttatattacgaaatatataacgtagtacatcgtgtgacgtcattttcgtgacgaaacacaatggttttatctaaactctggaatttaaggccgtggtgttttttaacagttaactatttgttaaaaacatagaacgaattcaaaacgtattttggagtgtgtgtttatcatgcataaatgtatatttcgatagggatacaataaaatagtgtggtttaaactaagtttcgataaagacatggaagatagaagtggaagtgcatatcgtttcaacgtttttgttataaacatcggattaaaatttaaaggtgtcaactttattgttataaacaatggattaacgatggcattaaggtaagcgtgtcggaaacctgtgttttcccggttcgaatgtttacacgttaatttacataaactgtattcatacgcgtcttaaataaactggCGTACCGTTGTAGccattgttttgtaagttttgttaaagtaaaaaatacaattgttaactgttttcgttagttgttgtatataataaaaggaatattacgctagtcaattgttccaagagtttgcatcgctcgtggcttgtgctatttcgcatcacactcgaggctccgcctctcttgtgatacgtcatcacacaagccactcgagtgatacaaactcttggaacaattgactagcgtaatactCCGTATATATCAGCCGCGTTCTGAATAAActtggcgtaatgcatgtgcagtccgcacaggctaatcagggacgacactttccgcttttatgttgtttttttgtttcaaggaagtccctccttaccgaaagtcaagtttaaatggaaagtgtcgtccctgattagcctgtgcgtaagcACATGCAGTGTGaagagttttctcagaacacgactcaaatgtttATATATACTGGCTAAAAACTGTACTTGTATCAGGAACATCTCATTCTTTTAGAAGATTTATTTTTATAGATGCCAACTTCCATGCTTGACTTCACTTTCAAGTAGGATTAGAACATAACAgtttcaagaatattttttaGACTTAAATCTAAAaagtggttggtgaatacggatCGGTTAATTGAACTCAATTCTGTATTATTGGCAAATTTGTATGGGTATATGCAAtctttacattttaatatatatcaaGTGAGGAATCCTACATCAATAATACTTAACACGACACCTGCTAACAAAGCAAAAAACTGCTGACATAGTTCAAATAGGTTAAATTAGATATACTTAAGATATACTTCCTAAGAATAATGCGAAATAAAATTCACCATAATAtacatgatgatgataattggGAGTTTGCCATTTAAACATATTGATTCTATATGCACTATATATAGCAGCATTCACTTAACACGCTATATACTTATAtcccaaaataaagaataactaTCAGTGTCCATTATTTCACCTAAAACTAGTACCAGAAGCGAATGGATGTTTGTTAAAGACCTCTAGTGATCAAAGCGTGTCCATTGGGATTTATGCTAGGACAGCGGGAGCTCTCTGCAGACATTCGTTAAACTAAATCAATACTGCAAACTGTGGAGGACTCCTGTGGCCTACAACGTCTTTTATTGCGGGCTAGGGCGCCTCAAAGGTTCCTTTCTTCTCCTACCACTGAAATGATGATAAGCTTCCGAGAGATTCAAGCGAAAAATTATCATCTGGACAGACGTGGCCAATAGTCGTCATGAAGCGTCTGTTTGTGAAACATGGACAATGTGGAGGCAGGCATCTTTATTTAACGAGAAGAtgctaaaatatatttgttttaccgATGAAATTTACAGTTTGTCATGGACATTGTTAGATTAATGTGACATTTTGGGGGTTTGTACAAACGTTTACATTGTGACATTCTAATGACATTCATATCCAAAGCAATTGTATATTACATTTCAAGTTCAGACTATAAAACCAATACAGAAGGATGAAGAGTAtttattaagtttgtttataaatattatgtttgatgtcaatatttcaaaatgtatatgttttgtttaagtcAACATGCTTAACTTGCTAAAAGGATATTCGTAAAACATTTTAACTGTGCTGCTCttcctgtgatattttattaaacatacaGAAAGATGTTTCTATAAACGTCCACATCTTACAAAAGAAACTGAACAAACTGAAAAACTATGCAATAAAGAAAGACAATTCCAATTATGTGTAGCGCTATGGAAAATACGTTTTGACAGTTTTATCAGCCTTATAGGACCTATGTAAACCCGACTTAATGTTCAgtgttttttcattaatattaCCAAACAACGTCAGCTTTCATAAAACCATATTTCTCGTTCGTTTAAATCAGTAGTAATCTGTCAAcaaaatgtcatttaattattttagtcttgcaaaatgtgttttggcagatacatgtttattttagtaaatacAATTAAACGAGGCCTGAAGTGCCATTATTCGGTAAATCTTTAATTCGAAATACCTTAAGAACCCATCATTAACATTCATGACGTCATCTCGTCGAGCACCACATTATAATTTCAGCATGCAAATAGTTCTACAAGACCCAGCAATGTGGAAGAATTTCTCGGAGAAATCTTTGGCATCAGTCCACGCAGAATAATTGATTTCCTGGCACACGTAACAGTTCCATAAATATGTAGCAGAGTTCTAAATTTAGAAGGGTTGCTACTGTAAAGAATATTGAGTCCGCGTCCCATGCCCTGTTCCAGGAATCTAGTACATGCATTCCATACCTGCTCTAGCTATACAATATCAATTTATGCGAGcaattgaaaatattgaattaaaaacgTGACGGAGTAAACTTCAATATGAAAAAGGCACACTGGACTTGTCcctatttcttataaaatatagAATACTCGAAATATAAAATGACGATATTTCTTCTGTAAAAAGTACTGGGGCTTTTTAAACATCTCCCAAAAAAGAATTAACACCCACCCACGTATTAGAAAGATACTTAGGTTCTTCATTTATCTTAGCAGCTTAAAAAATGTAGAAGAGGTAACATTTCCTCAAATGTACTTTGAGTGTATGTGTCTAAGTGCCTACATAATTGGTGCGTACTTAAACAGATTAGTATAGTGCCAGTATATAAGTATAGACATCTATTTGTGTGTTTCCACTCCATTTTATACTATACTCCTTTCTTACTTTACTTCCGAGCAAATGAGTAACAATACCTATTTTGAagctaaataaaacataaacgttTCTAAAATTAAGGACATTTCATATGCTAAACAAACTTGCACAAAATGACTTGCTCAGCTGCAAATTGTTTGGACTCAACTATCAAAGTAAAATGATAGATAACATGAAGTCATGGACATATGGCAATTGTTATTTCTTTGAAGAAGTTATTTATTTCTCAATTGAGTCATGTTGCGATCAGGTTTTTTACTGCGTTCGTTAGTCGGAATGGGTAATGACATTTTGCGTGCCGGCAAATTCATGGCGTATGCAAATACGTTCACGGCGCAACCGCAAACACTAAATTATGAATATATACGTACTGATAACGACGAGAGCCCCGCCTTGCTGTCATCTGATCCTCGCACTGGGGATACCGGGTAGAGTGCATGTTCCTTAAGTGTCGTGTAAGATTAACATGTGCAgcccacataggctaatcaggaacgacccTTTCTGTTTAATTGGATTTTCCTTTAGAAAACTTGTGAATGGACTTCCTTTAATGGATGAAGTCCATATAAATGGATATATCGACTCTGATAAGCCTGTCAGGAATGCACATACTtctgggatgaccctttacgcacacgaatttagatcaggggaccgtttcaatgaacatcgtagtacacatttacactacgatacatttttcgaagatacttAATTGCTAAAGTCcgtatcatatgattataaatgttcagtactaaattaattacattggcatctcaagcgccgtacatatttgacgagcatggcgaaTTAGTTCGtttacttattaagattacaaaattctctcgtaagttcaaattgtcgtacgatcgtttatgaaacggcccccagtattcccagaacgaggctcgcATACGAACTGATTGCGAAGAGAGCACCGACTGACTGTCGTATCTACTTGTcagcatatttgttttgtatagCCGCTGAACCTTGAATGAGTTATATAGCTGAGCTATTATACTCTTGAAACACGAAACTCTTTTTGCGCACGTTTCGTCTTTTATAAAGGCAAGTAATCACTTTGCACAACATGATTTACAAGAGAGTACAAACAGCACCAAGGCCTCTTTTTTGATGGTTTCCAGAAATGActcaaacttcaaaacaaattgCCATCGACTTCTAAATTTCGTTTGATCATACTTAAAAAGGTCTTGGCATATTATCGGATTCATTTACCGATATTTTGCAAAGagtacaaacatgttttattgtcaTTATCTGAATGCAACAAGTTACAACATAAATATTTGGCGTTGAAAACATTGTTTTTCTATGAATATGTTTTTAATGATCTATTTCAACACAGATACAACTCTTGAAAAAGGCTGACGTGAATGAATTGAGACTAATGAGTTGTAATAATAGTGGTGTTATAATCAGACGAGTGATTCATGATGTTATGACGTGTAATGTCTATGTAACTTCCTGTTATTTGAGTGTATCGTACACATAAAAGCGatataacaattatacaatataacatTAGTGCTTACAAATAATGAGCTTCATATCGCATACACAGGTTACAAGGCAATTATGTGTGTGTATTGATGTTGACGTTAAGAAACCTCAGAGGCTGTGCTCGAGCAcatgtttgaacaaaaatatgtCACAAGAAATGATTCTCCGCCAAAGATCGCAATCGGGCCAACTGATACATTCATGTGTAAATTATGTGTAATTcctttattatacatttaaataaaagttcCAATCTTCACTAAGTCTTTCTTTACATACATTGTGCGAGAAAGATTTTTACAAACATAAGCTGTTTGTTTGAAAGTGGAATAAACGTAGTCAATAGTTAAACAAACAACTTGTTGATACTACAATAAAAAGTTAATCCACATACGTGATGTGGGGATGTTTTCGTCTCTACAGTGTTTTATTTTCGTCTTGTTGTCTGACATCATATATAACATAGCATGACAATTAGATTAGCATTTCATGTTATTATTGACTGCGCACTTTAAGAAGCAACTCTCGGACCTAGCAGCACGCATACTTGCAGTTAATGAATCGGAGAGTACAATTAAGTACCCAAAATATGCCACACTGAATTATATAAACAAAGCGCACATCACTTAACAagtgtaatatatttttttaacgatATCATATCGTTTAAAATTACATTTACGTAACCTTAGTTTAAACTTAAACACTTTACGTAGTACATTTCTCTTGAATCTGTTTGACACTTTGTTGTATCTGTCACTCAGCCACGATATGTGAATTTGAACCagtataacttttaaataaaacgGGATCAAAAAGAAATACTGCTGCACTACAAAAAATCGTGGATGCTGATTCGTgatcaaaataaatgtatataaaatacgtTATATAAACGTGGACGTCGTAGTTTTGAAACTGAAGCGAAGATCGATTTATTTAGGCAAATGTAACTTAAACCGCATTGCcagtgtaaaatataaataatatttcctaaaaacaataattgtatgtttgtttCGAAATAGAAATTATACAATTGCGCTGTCTATAAATCATTTGTAATTATGTTTCGATTCAAGAATATTTGcagtgtttaatttatttaatttaaacatgccTTGCTTTAATCAATTAGCGAAAACCtatacaaattcaataaatgtACAATAACACGATAACACACATATTCATCAAACTTCTTGAATAAGTGTACCAGTAAATTGGTTCCGAGCATCCGTACTTTCATATATAACGGAGTTGTCATATTGAGACGCCATTAACACCAAAACGTGCTCATTCCAGTGTAGCTTCACTGATGTGGAACTCGTTGTACATGAATAGCCGTTTCCATGGCTCATAGCATTTGACAGACGTGTCGCTCCGCTCATGCTTGCATCTCCTTTCTCTATGtagaaattaataaaatagttgGGATTTTGGCATATTTGGACTGTGAAGTAATACAAGCCGTTTACAGGTGCAGTGAAGTGACCAGTGTTCGGGTTGTAGGCATTTCCTTCGTTAGAGATCACAGTAGGGAAATGCATTGACCTTGTTGACCAAAATGTTGAGTCCGTGAGCGTTGAATGTGACCACAGTACCTGTAATTGAATAAATCACATATGACGCATTATTATCGAGGAAAACGTAGATCTTATGAAACGAACAACTTTAAGAACCGTGTTAACATAgtaatgaataaatattaaaaaacataattagtttGAATCAGTCACTAAACTAATCATGATCAGAATCGAAAGTAATCCGGTCCACATTACAAGCAATAACAATATATTGCGCCATAAACGtacacatttataatataaatatgcgTACATATGATTATATTCGCCTACATGTACACACATTAAACGGATCAAGATAGTATTCACAGGCCCTATTTTTTCGAGTATTCTCcttagtatttttatataatacGTTTAAGGTCAGTTTTTAAAATATCGCAATGAAGTGTCCGATCACTACATTAAAACCCTTACttgcaaattatataaaaaaaaaacaatatgaaagCTATTTTGTACAACagtatgaaacttaaaatatctATATGAACCAATAAAATAAGCCAATCAAACAAATTTTAAAATCTTTAACTCTGCCTAGATACACGTTCTAGCCATTTTGCAATTATATAAACTAATGGTTTCATATAAATCAGTCCAGTATGGTATATCGGTCTTACATTTTCTTATTTGGAGTTATTTTATTAGATTAATCTTAAAAGTGACGAAGGATTTCATTGGGTGGTTTACACTGAACAAATGGGTTCGGTTTTcctttacaatatatatattggtattcaatatatatatatatatatatattggtgatCCATTCACTGAGCGAAGATGTTTCAAAATAAGACATCTCTGCCTGTAAATTCTGGAGAAAACGCATGGCAATAGTGATTAAGGAACGGCAAGACTTTGTGATTGAATGAGGGTTTGTTTTCAGAACTGATGAGATTTTGCTGGCATCAATTGTGCTGCTGTTGTTTGTATTGTTGCTATGATTCTGTTGTTTGTGTGTTACATGCAACAAGGGAATGGAAGATATGGTTGttgttaaaacttgaatttagtaataaaggtctttaattaaatgtacctttttaagggactacacatgcgccaaaatatgtatctgagtggtaaagggttaaatgcagaGGTCAGCGCGGTGAAGTTTTATAATAAgggattataatatatatatatatattatatattgtttccTGGTACAATTTAAATATTGATAGTTTGAAATTAGAGTTTGATATGAAATAGCTTTTGTTGGCTTCAAACtttataataagtatttatcattaatatatatatatatatatatttcatatcattaatatatacatgtatgtcaaaatgTCAATAAATAACACTTTTACTGTAATATAATTTCATAGTTTTAATGACTATTaagtttatatattatatcaggtGAAATGTACactattttaaattaattgcattaaaaatccTACTAACTAAAGTTAGTTAATaatctaaattaaaataaaacattcaagtCTTAATTCAAACCCAATTTACTTAAAGGATTGAATGCTTTGAATACATGCAGATAAAGAAATAGGAGGACTTTGCCAATACTGCTTTATGCTTATGTCGTTTGAAGTATTATGATTGTCTATTCAATCCAATTTATGCTTTCTTTTATATTGGATTTTTAAATGGATTCAATGTATAGAAAGTGGCAACATGAATACGGGTATTTTGTTACAAATTCTGCATTATGTGACCTTGGTTATGAGGCAAAGTTAATAGCATTCAATTAAAATACGAGATGCTTTAACAAATACTGCAACATGTTGGTTGTCATGGTTAAGCACACTATAGTGAGCAAATATCTGGCCTTTCATTGTAGACAAATGTTGCTACAGATGGGGTACATGAATTGTTGTTAACTTCAACTTATTTCGATATCtgataaaaagatataataataataatctacaGTATAGTTTAATACAAATTACTACGTTGGTTTCTCAAGTGAGAGGCCTACTGAATGATCCATTCATTTTacatttgaatataaacaaaataatatgaaGCAGAGCTTCATAGGATGCCGTAAATGAAACACATAAAAGAAGAAAATGTTTATTGCATCAAATTAAGTATGGATACATTTGTAATGTTATAGAATAATCCAGCTCCTGAAACATTCTAATGTTGGATAAATGTCAACGTAACATAGCAATGCAACAGAAAATAAGGGCAATATAGAATATCATCGCAATAACAATGAGCAGTTAAATATGTACTTATCCTATTAGACCAGCTCCGataaaaaacaatcaaacaatgatAACATTCACataattgacacaatttttaaTTACCTTCACATGTACCTATTGTCGATAATGCAGGTATAACATATCTAGTATACATAAAGAAATGTGTAATTTAAGacattaaatttataaaataaaataactatacATCAAATGTTGAGGATAATTCTGTCATGATGACCTTCATACAAACAAAAGTCACATTTGCTTATTGTATCTGATCAACAAAACTCTTTTTATGTCACTTCACAAATGGAGTTAAAGCCGGAAGTGCACACTGAGTCATGCCAGTGATAGGTCCCAGATGACCTATAAATCACCCTGCAGAATTCATTAGCTTGGTTCCCTGGCTCCCCTGACTTCCATTTAGACGTGACGCCGTTCGCCTCGGGATCTTTCCCATTCAGATAGACCCACTTGGCTGTGACTGACGTTCTCGTTCCGTCGA contains:
- the LOC127851006 gene encoding complement C1q subcomponent subunit B-like produces the protein MNIGVWFSLEALYLTGVAECLECFSCLNITDPNDCRATTQCSSGQVLWSHSTLTDSTFWSTRSMHFPTVISNEGNAYNPNTGHFTAPVNGLYYFTVQICQNPNYFINFYIEKGDASMSGATRLSNAMSHGNGYSCTTSSTSVKLHWNEHVLVLMASQYDNSVIYESTDARNQFTGTLIQEV